A genomic window from Bradyrhizobium sp. SK17 includes:
- a CDS encoding nucleoside phosphorylase yields the protein MRVLRETGRAKPFAGWPCYHTELDTFLLAGQQVGIIGRVVGAPFAVLVAEELFASGCRLLVSLTSAGQILPSKTPPYFVIIDRALRDEGTSYHYATPSEFAEADPQMVKVAADAILETTLQAVVGSSWTTDAPFRETAEAIEAAREKGILAVEMEAAALYTFARIAGVRLLCLAHVTNTMGQTDDDFEKGEADGTRDALNMLGAVVGALLAY from the coding sequence GTGCGTGTCCTACGCGAGACGGGGCGAGCCAAGCCATTTGCAGGTTGGCCCTGTTACCATACCGAGCTCGACACATTCCTGCTTGCGGGGCAGCAGGTAGGAATTATTGGCCGCGTTGTGGGAGCCCCATTCGCGGTGCTCGTGGCAGAAGAATTGTTCGCAAGTGGTTGCCGTTTGCTAGTGAGCCTAACGTCGGCGGGCCAGATCCTGCCATCAAAAACTCCGCCGTATTTTGTCATTATTGATCGAGCGCTCCGCGATGAGGGAACGAGCTATCACTATGCGACCCCTTCTGAATTTGCAGAGGCCGATCCGCAGATGGTGAAAGTGGCGGCCGATGCGATACTCGAAACAACGCTGCAGGCGGTCGTTGGCTCAAGCTGGACGACGGACGCCCCGTTTCGCGAAACCGCTGAAGCTATTGAAGCTGCACGCGAGAAGGGGATCCTTGCCGTCGAGATGGAGGCCGCAGCGCTTTACACTTTCGCCCGGATTGCGGGTGTTCGGCTGCTATGTTTGGCCCATGTCACTAATACTATGGGACAGACTGACGATGACTTCGAAAAGGGAGAGGCTGATGGCACGCGTGACGCGCTCAATATGCTGGGCGCGGTTGTAGGCGCCTTGCTCGCGTATTGA
- a CDS encoding MBL fold metallo-hydrolase → MSGAVAAACRSATERRRRRQSGSRWRRRLAAVATILALAVPLKAFAACSAPVAVQVLGSGGPDSNDARASSGYLLWVDGEARLLVDAGGGVFLRFGEAKAKFESLDAIAITHLHADHVSDLPALLKSGFFGERQRPLPIVGPSGGSAFPGMKEFMRALFDPKRGAFRYLSGYLDGSGGMVRADIIEMNAAAATPKAAFGNDRFKLTAIGVKHGPVPALGYLVEVRGRRIAFAGDQNGDNSAFAAMIKGADILVMDHAVPEMADPVSRQLHARPSEIGLLAAKSGVAQLVLSHNMARSLGPLQENLAIIRQHYDGPTKVAEDLMCFD, encoded by the coding sequence ATGAGCGGCGCAGTTGCCGCGGCGTGCCGATCGGCAACGGAACGCAGGAGGCGGCGTCAGTCGGGCTCGCGATGGCGGCGGCGCCTGGCGGCCGTCGCCACAATTCTAGCGCTGGCAGTTCCGCTCAAAGCCTTCGCCGCGTGTTCCGCACCTGTCGCTGTTCAGGTTCTCGGCTCGGGCGGCCCGGACTCAAACGACGCCCGGGCGAGTTCAGGGTATCTGTTGTGGGTGGATGGCGAAGCGCGGCTTCTGGTCGATGCTGGGGGAGGCGTTTTCCTGCGTTTCGGCGAGGCCAAAGCAAAGTTCGAGTCGCTCGATGCCATCGCCATCACGCATCTGCATGCCGATCACGTCTCCGACCTTCCGGCACTGCTCAAGAGCGGCTTTTTCGGTGAGCGGCAGCGCCCGTTACCGATCGTCGGCCCCAGCGGCGGCAGTGCATTTCCCGGCATGAAGGAATTTATGCGCGCGCTGTTCGATCCAAAACGAGGGGCGTTCCGATATCTGTCGGGTTATCTCGACGGGAGCGGAGGGATGGTTCGCGCTGATATCATCGAAATGAATGCCGCCGCGGCGACGCCAAAAGCTGCCTTTGGAAACGACCGGTTCAAATTGACGGCCATCGGCGTCAAACATGGCCCGGTCCCCGCACTTGGTTATTTGGTCGAGGTCCGCGGTCGCCGCATTGCCTTCGCCGGTGACCAGAATGGCGACAATTCCGCTTTCGCCGCCATGATCAAGGGTGCAGACATCCTCGTAATGGATCACGCTGTGCCAGAAATGGCGGACCCGGTTTCGCGTCAGTTGCATGCGAGGCCGAGTGAAATCGGATTACTCGCCGCCAAGAGCGGCGTGGCTCAACTCGTATTGTCGCACAACATGGCGCGCAGCCTTGGCCCGCTACAGGAAAATCTTGCCATCATACGACAACATTACGATGGACCTACCAAAGTCGCCGAAGATTTGATGTGCTTCGATTGA
- a CDS encoding sulfite:cytochrome C oxidoreductase subunit B, whose protein sequence is MKRLALTFAGVVALAVAGSGLAVVSAKPVSYKLPDETAAFKPGPNLEVVQNNCTACHSADYVKTQPQGPKFKKDFWQAEVTKMIKVYGAPIEDADVGKIVDYLAATY, encoded by the coding sequence ATGAAGCGATTAGCACTCACGTTCGCAGGCGTCGTTGCACTCGCCGTTGCCGGTTCCGGTCTTGCTGTGGTCAGCGCCAAGCCCGTATCTTACAAGCTTCCCGATGAGACTGCGGCGTTTAAGCCTGGTCCCAACCTAGAAGTTGTCCAGAACAACTGCACGGCCTGCCACTCCGCTGACTACGTTAAGACCCAACCGCAGGGTCCAAAGTTCAAGAAGGATTTTTGGCAGGCGGAGGTGACAAAAATGATAAAGGTCTACGGCGCGCCGATTGAAGATGCCGACGTTGGCAAAATCGTGGACTATCTCGCCGCGACTTATTGA
- a CDS encoding molybdopterin-dependent oxidoreductase gives MMNRRTALKGGAALLAGSGMIGGSSLASFAAETVTLPFENGERPLVKYPQKRTMIGLTSRPPQLETPFSVFNENIITPNDAFFVRYHLADVPLDIDPDKFSVDIKGKIDKPMKLSLADIKKMPAMELIAVNQCSGNSRGFFNPRVAGGQLGNGAMGNARWKGVPLKTVLDKAGVQSGAKQVVFGGMDGPVSDKTPDFAKALEIDHARDGEVMLAYAMNGQDLPVLNGFPLRLIVPGYYGTYWVKHLNEINVVDNVFDGFWMKTAYRIPDTDCGCVEPGTAPKATIPINKFTVRSFITNVADGAKVKAGAETPLKGIAFDGGTGIKMVEVSIDGGKTWTTGTLDKDLGKYSFREWRLPVKLAAGAHELKVRATSNDGKTQPMEALWNPAGYLRNVVETVRVTAA, from the coding sequence ATGATGAACCGAAGGACCGCCCTCAAGGGCGGAGCGGCTTTGCTGGCCGGAAGCGGCATGATCGGTGGATCGTCGCTCGCAAGCTTCGCAGCCGAAACTGTGACGCTGCCGTTCGAGAATGGCGAGCGGCCGCTCGTCAAATATCCTCAGAAGCGCACGATGATCGGCCTCACCAGCCGGCCGCCCCAGCTTGAAACACCGTTTTCCGTGTTCAATGAAAATATCATCACGCCGAACGACGCGTTCTTCGTGCGGTACCACCTGGCCGATGTGCCGCTGGATATCGATCCCGACAAATTTTCCGTCGATATCAAGGGCAAGATCGACAAGCCAATGAAGCTGTCGCTTGCCGACATCAAAAAAATGCCGGCGATGGAATTGATTGCGGTCAATCAATGCTCCGGCAACAGCCGCGGGTTTTTCAACCCGCGCGTCGCCGGTGGTCAGCTTGGTAATGGGGCCATGGGCAATGCGCGCTGGAAAGGCGTACCGCTCAAGACGGTGCTCGACAAGGCCGGTGTCCAGTCAGGCGCCAAGCAAGTCGTGTTCGGCGGCATGGATGGGCCTGTGAGCGACAAGACCCCGGACTTTGCCAAGGCGCTCGAGATTGACCATGCCCGCGACGGCGAGGTGATGCTGGCCTATGCCATGAACGGCCAGGATTTGCCTGTACTAAATGGATTTCCGCTGCGGCTGATCGTGCCGGGATACTACGGCACCTATTGGGTCAAGCACCTCAACGAAATTAACGTCGTCGATAACGTGTTCGACGGCTTCTGGATGAAGACCGCTTATCGCATCCCCGATACCGACTGCGGTTGTGTCGAGCCTGGCACGGCGCCGAAGGCGACGATCCCCATCAACAAGTTCACGGTGCGATCGTTCATCACGAATGTCGCCGATGGAGCCAAGGTAAAAGCTGGCGCGGAAACGCCGCTGAAGGGTATCGCGTTCGACGGCGGCACGGGCATCAAGATGGTGGAAGTCTCGATCGACGGAGGCAAGACATGGACAACGGGAACGCTGGACAAGGACCTTGGCAAATACTCATTCCGCGAATGGCGGTTGCCGGTGAAATTGGCCGCAGGAGCGCATGAGTTAAAGGTTCGTGCAACCAGCAACGACGGCAAGACGCAACCGATGGAAGCGCTCTGGAATCCAGCGGGCTATCTGCGCAACGTGGTCGAGACCGTCCGCGTCACGGCGGCTTGA
- a CDS encoding anti-sigma factor: protein MTTDDIEMSWDLLNAYVDGELDRFMSAKVAAAVAQDATLAARVATLSKLKASVHQLEFSAGQLPPLPIGLQGRRFAAWRIYAAAASLVAVLAAGLLIHSHPAPKAAQAWLDGALAAQQQWLASASRNNPDDRTIVTIDAAAAARPLDLSDAQLKLVYVAQMPSSIGGETAFLGYRGPHGCMVGFWIGTPPAGLESAPKSLDAGDFRVRAWRDRVAGYALIAKGMDPTRIDRLAEAVARLVDPGQIVDDGIRTALRNVTRTGTACRV from the coding sequence ATGACGACAGATGATATCGAGATGAGCTGGGACTTGCTGAACGCTTATGTGGACGGCGAACTCGACCGTTTCATGTCGGCAAAGGTGGCTGCGGCCGTTGCACAAGACGCAACGCTAGCGGCGCGGGTCGCAACGTTGTCGAAATTGAAAGCGAGCGTGCACCAGCTTGAATTTTCCGCAGGTCAACTGCCTCCGCTTCCAATCGGATTGCAGGGCCGCCGGTTTGCGGCGTGGCGCATCTACGCCGCCGCTGCGAGCCTTGTCGCGGTCTTGGCTGCCGGTCTGTTGATCCATTCTCACCCTGCTCCGAAAGCGGCTCAAGCCTGGCTGGACGGCGCGTTGGCCGCGCAACAGCAATGGCTTGCATCCGCTTCGCGGAATAATCCCGACGATCGAACCATCGTGACAATTGACGCTGCCGCAGCGGCCCGTCCGCTGGACCTTTCCGATGCCCAACTCAAGCTGGTTTACGTCGCACAGATGCCCTCATCAATCGGCGGCGAGACAGCGTTCCTGGGCTATCGCGGCCCGCATGGCTGCATGGTCGGCTTCTGGATCGGTACTCCGCCAGCAGGCCTTGAGTCGGCGCCGAAGTCGCTCGATGCGGGAGATTTTCGCGTGCGTGCGTGGCGCGATCGGGTGGCGGGCTACGCTTTGATAGCCAAGGGAATGGACCCCACCCGTATTGATCGTCTTGCCGAAGCTGTCGCACGGCTTGTCGACCCCGGCCAGATCGTCGATGACGGCATTCGTACCGCATTGCGGAATGTAACACGGACCGGAACCGCCTGTCGGGTCTAG
- a CDS encoding RNA polymerase sigma factor, whose protein sequence is MEAALELNWSRLFGYALSLTGDTDNARDLIQQSALNALASKNAPDDPEAARAWLFKIVRNASIDQYRRKKVRADDAFADEFQNGGWGYDDRVIAEITIRQGLGKIDPAYREIIELVDIWGFQYADVSTVLDIPVGTVMSRLSRARLALLEIVAEDNLRPMRSLRSQQK, encoded by the coding sequence GTGGAAGCCGCTCTTGAGCTGAATTGGAGCCGTTTGTTCGGCTATGCATTGAGTTTGACCGGCGATACCGACAACGCACGCGATTTGATTCAGCAGAGCGCGCTTAATGCTCTCGCAAGCAAAAATGCTCCGGATGACCCTGAAGCCGCTCGCGCCTGGCTTTTCAAAATTGTCAGAAATGCCTCGATAGACCAATACCGGCGTAAGAAGGTCCGCGCCGATGACGCGTTCGCTGACGAATTCCAAAACGGAGGATGGGGATATGACGATCGGGTGATTGCGGAGATCACCATTAGGCAAGGGCTGGGTAAGATCGATCCGGCCTACCGTGAAATTATTGAACTGGTCGATATCTGGGGTTTCCAGTATGCCGATGTTTCTACGGTGCTCGATATCCCTGTCGGGACTGTCATGAGCCGTTTGAGTCGCGCGCGGTTAGCATTACTGGAAATCGTTGCAGAAGATAACTTGAGGCCGATGCGGTCGTTGCGAAGCCAGCAGAAATGA
- a CDS encoding DUF302 domain-containing protein → MISKSMVIAAGLIAISSTFAFADDGLITKPSKYSVKDTIEKFEAAIKAKAAGGWVIFSRIDHAAAAKEAGLEMRPRTVIVFGNPKAGTPPMTKSATLAIDLPMKALVWQDDQDKVWLTYNSSEYGAKVISPRHGLAVPEEAAKRLEKFLAEASDQSTQ, encoded by the coding sequence GTGATATCGAAAAGCATGGTTATCGCAGCAGGCCTGATAGCAATATCGTCTACGTTCGCCTTCGCAGACGATGGTTTGATCACAAAGCCAAGCAAATACTCCGTCAAAGACACTATCGAGAAGTTTGAAGCCGCCATCAAGGCGAAGGCTGCGGGAGGATGGGTTATCTTCAGTCGCATCGACCACGCCGCCGCGGCAAAGGAAGCCGGATTGGAAATGCGTCCGCGAACCGTCATCGTTTTCGGCAATCCAAAAGCTGGAACGCCTCCGATGACCAAGAGCGCCACGCTCGCCATTGACCTGCCGATGAAGGCGTTGGTCTGGCAAGACGATCAGGACAAGGTCTGGCTGACGTATAATTCCAGCGAGTACGGCGCAAAGGTGATCTCTCCTCGCCATGGTCTCGCCGTTCCGGAGGAAGCCGCCAAGAGACTCGAGAAATTCCTTGCCGAGGCCAGCGACCAGAGCACGCAATAA
- a CDS encoding MerR family transcriptional regulator, with protein MSKKSAGPMLIGGLAGETGTNIETIRYYEREGLIAVPPRTRGGHRAYEQQHVQRLSFVRRSRELGFSLNDIRKLLQLADSGTMCTTAAKELTARHLDDVRGKIGSLKKLEKALAALAKACAPGESVPCPILEALSSPAS; from the coding sequence ATGAGCAAAAAGTCTGCTGGACCGATGTTGATCGGTGGTCTCGCCGGAGAAACTGGCACCAACATTGAAACGATCCGCTACTACGAGCGCGAAGGGCTTATCGCTGTCCCACCCCGCACAAGAGGGGGGCATCGAGCTTATGAACAGCAGCACGTACAGCGGCTTTCATTCGTCCGGCGCAGCCGCGAGCTTGGCTTTTCTCTGAACGATATACGGAAATTGCTGCAGTTGGCGGACAGCGGCACGATGTGTACGACCGCTGCAAAAGAATTGACCGCGCGTCATCTGGACGATGTACGCGGGAAAATTGGGAGTCTCAAAAAGCTGGAAAAAGCGCTGGCGGCGTTGGCGAAAGCCTGCGCGCCGGGCGAGTCCGTTCCTTGTCCAATTTTGGAAGCGCTGTCGTCGCCCGCATCGTAA
- a CDS encoding YncE family protein, which translates to MKAQLSICVLLATTLSATAGQAPGAAEKPDIAINSRDRFYTSDQFSNTVSVIDPMSNKLLGVIKLGDPAPGNLSPLYKGQLLVHGMGFSPDHKTLAVISIGSNSVSFIDTATNTVKHVTYVGRSPHEAFFTPDAKEIWVAVRGENYIAVLDGKTYKETRRIEVPNGPGMTIFSPDGKYGYICSSFSPETVVVATDSHKIVGRVKQESPFCPDIAATPDGKQVWLTLKDVGKTMVFNAKPPFDVIKTIDTGPITNHVNIVRNRNGQFAYVTVGGLNSVKVFRTDTFEQVAMIETGALPHGIWPSGDGTRVYVGLENADAAAAIDTIENKLIATIPLGQAPQGVAYVPNAVPSGDGIANLQPLAAASESAQLKLAAPGGKTATQVTLFNQGLVQVVQAAVTGLEPKKAYTLALSSSANGEGPLQPLAAFMTNPAGAAIVNTVGPIRQLIEAKQDDARRYLVIAAGSASDLSAAVQVQMP; encoded by the coding sequence ATGAAAGCCCAACTATCGATTTGTGTGCTGCTTGCGACGACACTGTCGGCGACGGCTGGCCAAGCGCCCGGCGCAGCGGAAAAGCCTGACATTGCCATTAATTCGCGTGATCGCTTTTACACATCGGACCAATTCTCGAACACCGTCTCGGTGATTGATCCCATGAGCAATAAGCTGCTCGGTGTCATCAAGCTCGGCGATCCAGCGCCCGGCAATCTCAGTCCGCTTTATAAAGGCCAGTTGCTGGTTCACGGCATGGGGTTTTCGCCCGACCACAAAACCCTCGCAGTAATTTCGATTGGCTCCAATTCCGTCAGTTTCATCGACACCGCGACCAATACTGTGAAACACGTCACCTATGTTGGACGCTCGCCGCACGAGGCGTTCTTCACGCCCGATGCCAAGGAAATCTGGGTCGCGGTGCGCGGCGAAAACTACATCGCTGTACTCGATGGCAAAACCTACAAGGAAACGCGCCGGATTGAAGTTCCGAACGGTCCCGGCATGACGATTTTCTCGCCCGACGGCAAATACGGCTACATCTGTTCGAGCTTCAGTCCGGAGACGGTCGTTGTCGCCACCGACAGCCACAAAATTGTTGGCCGCGTCAAACAGGAAAGCCCATTCTGTCCGGATATCGCAGCAACCCCGGATGGCAAGCAGGTCTGGCTCACGTTGAAGGACGTCGGCAAAACCATGGTTTTCAATGCAAAGCCGCCATTCGATGTCATCAAAACGATCGATACCGGTCCGATCACCAACCATGTCAATATTGTCCGTAACCGCAACGGCCAATTCGCCTATGTGACTGTCGGCGGACTCAATTCGGTCAAGGTATTTCGGACCGATACGTTCGAGCAAGTAGCCATGATAGAAACCGGCGCGCTTCCGCACGGCATCTGGCCGTCCGGTGACGGCACGCGGGTCTATGTCGGACTCGAAAACGCCGACGCGGCGGCAGCGATCGACACGATCGAGAACAAGCTGATCGCGACTATCCCGCTCGGACAAGCGCCACAGGGCGTTGCCTATGTACCCAACGCGGTGCCATCAGGCGACGGCATTGCCAATTTACAGCCCCTCGCGGCAGCATCCGAATCCGCGCAGCTTAAGCTCGCTGCACCCGGCGGAAAAACTGCGACGCAAGTAACGTTGTTCAATCAGGGGCTGGTGCAAGTCGTACAAGCTGCGGTGACCGGGCTTGAACCGAAGAAGGCATACACGTTGGCGTTATCAAGCAGCGCTAATGGCGAAGGCCCGCTTCAGCCTTTGGCCGCATTCATGACCAATCCAGCCGGCGCCGCCATCGTCAACACAGTGGGACCCATTCGCCAATTGATCGAGGCAAAGCAGGATGACGCTCGGCGTTACCTGGTAATTGCGGCAGGATCGGCGAGCGACCTCAGCGCTGCTGTACAAGTTCAAATGCCTTGA
- a CDS encoding DUF305 domain-containing protein yields the protein MSKYIMTTALGAALIVGTAVFAHDGQMHHLPTSSTTDNSFDAQMGRAMELMNRDMMVAPSGDPDRDFAAMMIPHHQGAVDMARIQLQFGKDPVLRRLAQGIIVEQLQEIDVMKRALTQLPAHLSQPTEPATFNLNHKDF from the coding sequence ATGTCAAAATACATCATGACCACGGCACTTGGTGCCGCTCTCATCGTCGGCACCGCTGTCTTTGCTCATGATGGGCAGATGCATCATTTGCCGACGAGTTCCACCACCGACAATTCGTTCGACGCCCAGATGGGTCGCGCCATGGAGCTCATGAATCGCGACATGATGGTTGCGCCTTCGGGCGATCCTGATCGTGACTTCGCGGCGATGATGATTCCGCATCATCAGGGTGCTGTCGATATGGCGCGCATCCAGTTGCAATTCGGGAAGGATCCGGTGCTGCGGCGTCTGGCACAGGGCATCATCGTCGAGCAATTGCAGGAGATAGACGTCATGAAACGCGCGTTGACGCAGCTCCCGGCCCACTTATCGCAGCCAACCGAACCGGCAACATTCAATCTCAACCACAAGGATTTTTGA
- a CDS encoding nuclear transport factor 2 family protein: MKTFLLSTVALTLLTGAAFAGPAEDMAKARIDAIAKGDVAAVTSSYADGATLHWVGGPLDGQYTGADKLKEVWGKFTKAQGDQKATVAAIAESANPKGSTVTANVAFAGKNTVKVRYVMVYRDGKLGDEIWQVDPNATF; encoded by the coding sequence GTGAAGACTTTCCTGCTTTCGACCGTCGCACTTACGCTGCTGACGGGTGCTGCTTTTGCTGGCCCGGCCGAGGATATGGCCAAGGCCCGTATCGACGCCATTGCCAAGGGCGACGTTGCCGCCGTTACGTCATCCTATGCCGATGGGGCAACCTTGCATTGGGTTGGCGGTCCGCTGGACGGCCAATACACCGGCGCCGACAAGCTCAAGGAAGTCTGGGGCAAATTCACCAAGGCCCAGGGCGATCAAAAAGCCACGGTCGCGGCGATTGCCGAATCTGCAAACCCGAAGGGGTCCACGGTTACTGCGAATGTGGCGTTCGCCGGCAAGAATACCGTCAAGGTTCGCTATGTGATGGTCTATCGTGACGGCAAGCTGGGCGACGAAATCTGGCAGGTCGATCCGAACGCAACTTTTTAA
- a CDS encoding RNA polymerase sigma factor — protein MDETAVFLEQHIPALRRYAFALVRQHDAADDLVQDCLERAIGRWHLRHHDGDLKAWLLTILRNQFINTYRQKRRRGIHFAWEDVTEPPTSDGAPDSSTAVRDILAGLETLPEDQKSVILLVGVEDLSYDEAARVLGLPVGTVMSRLSRGREKLREYMETGRTAVLRRVK, from the coding sequence TTGGACGAAACCGCGGTTTTTCTGGAACAGCACATTCCCGCACTGCGCCGGTATGCGTTCGCGCTGGTGCGGCAGCACGATGCCGCTGACGATCTCGTTCAGGACTGTCTCGAACGTGCGATTGGCCGATGGCATCTGCGGCATCACGATGGCGACCTGAAGGCATGGCTTCTCACCATCCTGCGTAACCAGTTCATCAACACCTATCGTCAAAAGCGCCGCCGCGGGATTCATTTTGCCTGGGAGGATGTGACCGAGCCGCCAACGTCGGACGGCGCGCCCGATAGCAGTACGGCGGTTCGCGACATTCTCGCCGGTCTGGAAACGTTGCCGGAGGACCAAAAGTCGGTGATCCTGCTCGTGGGTGTGGAGGATTTATCTTACGATGAGGCCGCGCGTGTACTCGGCCTGCCCGTGGGCACGGTCATGTCACGCCTCAGCCGTGGCCGTGAGAAGCTGCGGGAATATATGGAAACCGGCCGCACCGCCGTGTTGCGGAGGGTAAAATGA
- a CDS encoding anti-sigma factor, which produces MTNHESPIGEDDLHAYVDRRLPQDRLEKVEAYLKSNPDVAAQISAWRTQRETLRDQLASKAAEPIPARHRISNIRAIRRQGRLRQLNLMAASVLLLVAGGATGWIAKTEWPASSGVQGVMVSDAISAYRTFVVDAAHPVEVKATEQDHLVQWLSNRLGQPIKTPDLTGFGFRLMGGRVLPAATNGVAAMLMYDDDHGTRLTLYLRNGESGETAYRFVREGNISAFYWIDRGLGFALSAAASRERLLPIVDAVHHQIEKSKPLNNKS; this is translated from the coding sequence ATGACCAACCACGAGAGCCCAATCGGCGAGGACGATCTGCACGCCTACGTCGACCGGCGTCTGCCGCAGGATCGCCTTGAGAAGGTCGAAGCGTATCTGAAGTCAAACCCGGACGTTGCCGCCCAGATATCCGCATGGCGGACGCAGCGCGAGACCTTGCGCGATCAATTGGCGTCGAAAGCCGCCGAACCTATTCCGGCCCGTCATCGCATCTCGAACATTCGCGCCATCAGACGGCAGGGTCGTCTTCGCCAACTCAACTTGATGGCTGCATCCGTGCTCTTGCTTGTCGCAGGGGGCGCCACCGGCTGGATCGCAAAGACCGAATGGCCGGCCAGCAGCGGTGTTCAAGGCGTGATGGTCAGTGACGCCATCTCTGCCTATCGAACCTTCGTTGTTGATGCTGCCCATCCGGTCGAGGTGAAGGCGACCGAACAGGATCATCTGGTTCAATGGCTGTCCAACCGGCTGGGTCAGCCCATCAAGACGCCAGACCTGACCGGATTTGGTTTCCGCTTGATGGGCGGTCGTGTGCTGCCTGCAGCAACCAACGGCGTCGCCGCTATGTTGATGTATGACGATGATCACGGAACTCGCCTGACGCTCTACCTCCGAAATGGCGAAAGTGGCGAGACCGCCTATCGCTTCGTTCGCGAGGGTAACATTTCGGCGTTCTACTGGATCGATCGTGGGCTTGGATTTGCGCTCTCGGCTGCGGCCAGCCGCGAGAGATTGTTGCCGATCGTGGACGCGGTCCATCATCAGATCGAAAAGTCAAAACCGCTAAACAATAAATCGTAA
- a CDS encoding LysR family transcriptional regulator, with protein sequence MTLEQLRIFIAVAEKQHVTQAASELNLTQSATSAAIAALESRYGIKLFDRIGRGIVLTQTGRDFLDEARAVVARAKTAAQVLNDLAGLKRGALAIAASQTVANYWLPPRIQTFHMSYPGINLNMTIANTEQVARAVHQGYADLGFVEGEVDDASLTISKMDGDSLIVVVGTKHPWVGRTKIAPKDLLAADWVLRESGSGTRSMFETALRKFKIKLSDLRLALELPSNEAVRAAVEAGDCATAISDLVVRASVTAGTLHRVEIDLPRRSFFWLRHKERYASQAEKAFIASLRA encoded by the coding sequence ATGACGCTGGAACAGCTTCGTATCTTCATCGCGGTTGCGGAAAAGCAACATGTCACACAGGCAGCGAGCGAATTGAACCTGACCCAATCAGCAACGAGCGCCGCGATCGCGGCGCTCGAATCGCGTTATGGTATCAAGTTGTTCGACCGTATCGGCCGAGGCATCGTGTTAACGCAGACCGGGCGCGACTTCCTCGACGAAGCCCGCGCTGTCGTGGCGCGAGCCAAAACAGCAGCGCAGGTACTGAATGACCTAGCCGGGCTCAAACGTGGCGCGTTGGCCATCGCAGCCAGCCAGACTGTTGCAAACTATTGGCTACCGCCGCGCATCCAGACTTTTCACATGTCTTATCCTGGTATTAATCTCAACATGACGATTGCAAATACAGAGCAGGTCGCACGTGCCGTCCATCAGGGTTACGCAGATCTTGGGTTTGTGGAAGGTGAAGTCGACGATGCCTCCCTTACTATCAGCAAAATGGATGGAGATTCGCTCATCGTGGTCGTTGGAACGAAACATCCATGGGTTGGTCGAACAAAAATTGCACCGAAAGACCTTTTGGCAGCCGATTGGGTATTGCGAGAGTCCGGCTCCGGCACGAGATCGATGTTCGAAACAGCGCTTCGGAAATTCAAAATCAAGCTATCCGATCTTCGACTCGCGCTAGAACTTCCGTCCAATGAAGCCGTACGCGCCGCGGTTGAAGCCGGCGACTGCGCCACCGCAATTTCAGACCTGGTTGTGAGAGCTTCGGTTACCGCCGGGACGCTTCACCGCGTTGAGATTGATTTACCGCGGCGGTCGTTTTTCTGGTTACGGCATAAAGAGCGATATGCGAGTCAGGCGGAGAAGGCATTCATTGCCTCCTTACGTGCCTAG